From the Lactuca sativa cultivar Salinas chromosome 9, Lsat_Salinas_v11, whole genome shotgun sequence genome, the window CATGAAAAGAGTAGTTATAATCGACAATCGAAGGAGAAAACCCAACTAAGTGCAAGCATATACATGAGGAGAAAACTCAACTAAGAGCATCGGTTTTCTTGAAATGTTACCTTGTGTTCAACTTGAGAAGCTTTAGAAGGTGAGAAACCTTTGATTGTGTTCAATTTATCATCGATTTCATGGATACCAGATGCTTCTTCCCCTTGTGTCGACTTTCTTCTGCTCTTGCTCTTCTGTTACTTGGTTCTCTGGCCAACCGGGGAAGTTGACTTTGCCTGAATCATTTCAAAAGGAACACCAAGCTTAAGTGACTTATCCAATACCTTAATCGAACCTAGGGCACGTAAAATTGAACAGTCTCCGACGATGGCAGGAGAGCCCAAGCTCGTCGGCGAGGCGAAGTCAGCAGGAAGAGAAGTAACCTAACGTCGTCGGAGGAGACGTTGTCTGCAAGGCGAGTCGACGATCGATTGTAGAGAGTGTATTGAGTGATGATCAGTGAgtgttttgatttttgtttgaaaaGCCTAGGTATTTTAGCAGATACCTCGATTTTTTAACAAGCGCGCATTTCATTAAAATAAAAAGGCGACGATTATAGAGGACACACGTTTAAtataaagcgccctccgtgtttttgatttttttctttgagacattaatttaagggcacgcaataatgtgtGACCTAAacacttaaattttttgaagagatgacaccaTTTTAAGGTCAccctcttttgcgtaacataaatcactaaggtagtgtttgttttttgtttgcAAATCCGCGTGGCCTCTTCTGTCTGCGTCGTGCAGACCACGCACAGACATTAGCCTTCGCAGATTGTTTGTATTTTTGAAGACTACAAacctaaaaatgtctgcgcgccctcttcttggcgcagataTGGACCatagtcttctaacatcttcagacatcctctagcctaaaaaaacatatatatatatatatatatatatatatatatatatatatatatatatatatatatatatatattttcaagttttttttaatttgtatttttttccaactttattaatgataaacattttgaaaaaaaaattacaaactttaaaaaaaacgttcgacgatacaaacatgatatttttgacaaatttataaataaagatttattacagtaatagtcgttgaagttgtttatataaatataaaaaaaatcataatatattcttatatttttttgccaaattttgtaaaacattatttaatacagtatcgtcaatttctcaagaaaatatttatggtacgtttttaatggatttaattgaaaaaaaaatcaaagtttatttccatctatttatgtatcaaattctttgaccactaattataatgtttagttataactaTGCAACCaaaattgttggtttttatcatatatatacgttaataccatttttatttttatttttttatgcaataatacataaaagttgatctggattcgttaattatttataacaaaatcataaaaatattaaaaaatcactttgaagtttaaaaaaaatcagttgattttagtagcccgcagatattaaaaaaacaaacagtcttcttttttcagactgcagacttttggtccacctcttctactgcagaggtctacaTATATGGtctgcagactgcagacattttacCTCAGTAAAAACTTACAACACCTAAGTGTTgaggtttgcgcgtcgtaaacagatctttttctagtagtgagggaGGGATTCTTGAGAGAGTACGAATTAATTAGAGGACAAGATGAAGGAATGGTGAGGTTTACTGAGGATGATCTCGTTCAAATAAGAGGAGTAAGGTTGACGTGAAGTTTACCTTGAGAACTGTTGGTTGCTTCCTGGGTATATGCTGGATAATACATAGAAAACTGTGAATTGCATGGGAAAATAGAAATGGATATCACATCCTAAAGTTAACCTTATCTACTGGAAGCATTCTTGGGGAATTCACTTTAGTTTGCGGTCATAAAGAAGGTGGTGACCGAAATCCCATGGTGCATGATCCCACATGTTGATTTCTACCAAATATTGATCTATTAAGGTAGTTTTCGGCCAAACATTGATCCATTAAGGTAGTTTTCGACCAAACATTGATCCATTAAGGTGATTTCGGTCTTAGGTACTTTGTTTTGGGTTTGTTTTCGGTTTTGGATGCCCCATGGAAGAGTTTTCGGCCTTAGCGGGGTATTATGCTATAAATCCTAAGGAATTGTTTAATGTGTGCTTTCTTGTTGACTTGTCAAGGCTAATTACAACATGGTTCCTCAAGGCTTATAtatacttatttatatatatatatatatatatatatatatatatatatatatatatatatatatatatatatatatatatatatatatatatatatatatatatatatatatatgatagctAATAAAATCAATCTCCACATGgctttcaaatgttttttttgttgCAATAAGGTTACATCTTACATTGTGGATACACTTGTACACAAGACCCCTTAGACTTGGTTTgaccctaattttttttttctagttgTCACAGCAACCAATGACGTTGGATTGGACTCAGTCATATAAACCGTGTGTCGTCAGGTGTGAATATAGATTATATGTAAAATTGTAAAGTTGTTTTTTTCCCTTTATATTCCTGTAATCTCGGAAACACAATTTTTATTCCTTCCATTTCCTTCAAACTTGGAAATGCGAAAGCAATTACTCTCTTCTTTTTTctctatatttttcttttttattaaaacTGGGAAACAAAGTGTAAGGTCAATATTGAAGTGGTTTGAGGTATAATTTTAGATGATTAATTTTTCCCCACACCACACTTCTATTAGCCATGGACCTAACAAGTGGATTTGTTTAATGGTTTGTTtgtggtttttagttttgttCCACTCAAATCCACTTTATTTTTATGGAACTAAAAATTGTAAAATCAAACGGACTTGGTCTTTGTGAGTTTGTTCCTCTCATAGATTTTTCATCCATCCATAACATATATACGAATTAAAAATGTTTTGTTATATTCAGTCAAGTTCTATTCCCCGTACCAAATCGATACCTAAGATAAAATTGATATCGGAATAAAGTTAGTTGGCTTTAGCATTTTCGGGTTGTACATAGAGTTTGACATGGTGTAAGTAGCTCTTaaacacaatatactacaaatttATAAAATATCAATTTCCTGTAAAATAGATAAGTTAATTAGGTTGACCAATGTTATTATCTTatataagtttgggtgaaaaGTGAAAGCACACAGATTACTATATTTTGAATTTTGACTGTAATGGACGACAGAGGAAACAACACACCAGCAATCGGCATCGACCTCAGAACAACCTACTCATGTGTCGCCGTTTGGAAGCATGATCGCATCCAAATCATTCCCAATGATCAAGGCAACAGAATCACACCTTCTTGTGTTGCTTTCGTTGATGCCGAACGCCTCATCGGCGATGGCGCCATGAACAAAGCCGCCATGAACCCTGCTAACACTATATTTGGTAAACTTTGTTTTTTTCTAGTTTTTATTGAATAATGTTATTCTTATTAATTAAGGAATAGCAAGAAACCGGCCAATATTTCATGAACAAGGTTTAGCTTTCATTCCGTTCGGATCTACTTCAATTAATGTTTGTTTGCGTATTCTACTGCATATATATTACTTTGTTCCTTTAAATATCAACCAAGAAATAATATAGTTGGTTTCAAAATTTTCACTTGGCTATAATCACCTAATTAACTGTGGATCGATGTACAGATGCAAAGAGGCTGATTGGAAGGAGATTCAGTGATTCCAAAGTGCAGGATGACATCAAATTGTGGCCTTTTAGGGTCATAGCAGGGCCTGTCGACACACCAAAGATTGTTGTCTCCTTCAAAGGTGAAGAGAAGGAATTTTTGGCTGAAGAAATTTCATCCATGATTCTAGGGAAGATGAAAGAAACTGCTGAGACATACCTTGGAAAACCTGTGAAAGATGCTGTGATAACAGTTCCAGCTTACTTCAACGATTCACAACGTCAAGCAACAAAGGATGCTGGAGCTATTGCAGGACTTAATGTCGTCCGCATCATCAATGAACCTACAGCAGCTGCAATTGCTTATGGTCTGGACAATAAGACTGACATTAATGGCAAGATCAATGTGCTCATCTTTGATCTGGGTGGTGGCACTTTTGATGTATCTATTTTGACCATTGCTGAAGGGGGTACGATTGAGGTGAAAGCTGTTGCTGGTGACACTCATTTGGGAGGTGAGGATTTTGATAACCGCATGGTGGATCATTGTGGTCGGGAAGTCAAGAGGAGATGGAATAAAGACTTGAGTGAGAACAAAAGAGCATTGGGGAGGTTGAGATTTGCTTGTGAGAAAGCAAAAAGGATTCTCTCATGTAGTACTCAGACTTCAATTGAACTAGATGGCTTGCATGAGGCCATTGATTTCTCCATGAAATTCAGTCGAGCTAAATTTGaagagctcaacatgagtttcTTTAGTAAATGTATTGAGATTGTGGAGGCATGTTTAAGGGATGCAAAGATGGAGAAATCGTGTGTAAATGAGGTGATTCTTGTTGGTGGCTCAACTAGAATACCAAAGGTACAGTGTATGTTGCAGGAGTTTTTTGAAAGGAAGGAATTGTGTAAGAGTATGAACCCTGATGAGGCTGTTGCATATGGTGCGGCTGTTATGGCTGCAAAGTTAAGTGGTAACAATCATAAGAGTTGTCAAGATTTGTTGTTATTGGATGTCACTCCTTTATCTCTTGGTGTGGAAGTAAAAGGAGATATATTGAGTGTTGTGATCCCTCGGAACACTCCAATACCTACCAAGAAATCTAAAAATTTTTGTACAAGTGAGGACAATCAATTTTTGACAACTATCATGGTGTATCAAGGTGAACGAACCAGATCTAAAGATAACCATTTGTTGGGAGAGTTCACAATTTCTGGAATACCACTGGCTCCAAAAGGAGTTACAAAATTTATGGACACCTTTGAAATAGATGCGAATGGTATCCTCACAGTCACATCGGAGATAATATCAACTGGTAAGACTGAGAAACTCACGATTACTAACGAAAATGGAAGACTCTCAAAGGAACAAATGGAGAAGATGGTTAAAGATGCTGAGAAGTACAAACAGGAGGACATAGAATACAAGAAGAAAGCAGATGCATTGAATGCATTGGAGGATTGCATATACAACATGAAGTATAAGATAAAAAATATGACGAGAGGTAAGAGGTCGAGAAAAATGGAGGATGCCATTGCTGACACGACTAAGTGGATCGAGCACAACCAAGCTGCATCTGTTGATGAGGTTCAACGCATGAAGGAACATCTGGAGTCTCTATGCATGGACGAGTTTTAGTCAATAAATCATGGTAATGAAACTCGTGTATCTTCTAAAGTCGTGTTTTGTTTTCATTAGATGATGTTTAATAGTAATTAAGGGGAAATTTCTTAAACCAATAAAAAATGTTAAACCAAGAACCTTTTTGTATTTGTCTGATCAGTTACAAAAGCATGAAAATCTTGGAATGCTTTTTCAACTGCTCACGCAAGGTACTTGATTTTGTtagatttttttttggaaaattttgattaCCATCTACATGTGTTGattgtttaatttataatattttacGCAACACACTTGGTTCTAGACTTTCAAGATTTATGTTTCAACTCGGTGTGCTTTAATGTTCCAACTGAGTTCATCATGGCCTAACAAGTCAAGATGATCATTTTTAAGATTGAGCGAAGACTACATTTTTTTCCTTGTGCATATCCACAATGGAATTGAAAGAAAGTTGAATATGTATTGTGAAATGTTGATTTGGCAATTTGTTGAATTGAAAATGTAAGATAGCTTTTGGTATGTAGGACTAGAGTGGACAGAACATCGATTTTTGAGTTTCGTTTGACATagattggattaggtcaaaaatGAGATTTTGACTATAATTCAAACGGGACCAATTCTTTTCCCACCCAAAAGGGTGGATCACACTCTGCCTGGAAATCAGTTACCCACACCTATTTGCCCCAGgttacacaattttttttttttttttggttaattaTATTACATTTTTGGTTTATGGGAAGGTAAGATTTTATGCTGACTTTTTTAGCATGTTAAAAACGAACAAGATATATGACCATTGACAATTTTCTAACTCAAACTTGGACTTGGTTGAAGAAAGAACCCTCGTCTTTGTACCAATTCATGATCAGAGAATCATGGAACTTTCCGACTAAATCTGTTTGGTGATAATTCAGAAGCAATGAGAGACGTTGGTCAAACATATACAAGTTATTGGAGTGAAATTTAGGGGTGTTGATTGGGTATTACTTTCGGGTTTTGGATAGTTCCGGGGTTCTTTttgtacaaataataataattgataCACTACCTATATTGCACTTCGGGTATTCGGATTCAGGTAGAGTGGGTTTTAATTCAGGTATACCCGAAAATTACCCACAACTTTTTTGAGACTTTTGGGGTCTTATAAATtgaatgaaattttttttatagaaCAACCTGTTTTTATATTATACCATGCACCTTGTGCAATTGCCGTACAAATAAAAACTATTGAATCTCATTTGTGAACTCACTACAATTAATAATAAACTAGTAAAAAAGTCCGTGCCTTGCAACGAGGATGATGTTTTTTTCTGCATTGTTTTGGTTAGTAAACAAATATATGAAAGTGTTTTACTAAAATACAAAGAGGAAGTCTCACAATTGATTGTATTTTACTTATGATTTCAGTTAGAAAGAAACTTGCAAATTTGGAGTGTAAGTACAAGACTTGCATATTGCagatttgaggtgtaaatctaaTTACTGAATAGCAAGAATTGTACAACAATTCCAAAAGCAGACCACCATGAGATTTGGACAAAGATGATTTGAGAAGTTTGAAGCCTGAATGTGTGCCACTTGACCAACCACAACTACTATCAACTTCATGAAGTATGAATTTCCCTTGTATCCTCAACTATTCCGTATGTAAGTTCAATCTGCAACCATCAACTTAAATGCAACCATTTTTTAAGCTCCAGTTGTTGGAGTGTTACAACGATTTTTTAAGCTCCGGTTTGGCCGACACAACTCCCCTCCGACTTATGTGATTTAATATAGAAATAAACTAGTACATTTTATTTGTTGTTTTTATGGAAATATGGGAAGCTCTACACTCAGTGTCGTCACTATACAGCCATCACCCATGTCACTATACACCCATCGCTCAATGTCACTATACAAGCATCACCCATGTGAGATTACATATCAAAATATAGATTGTTTTTTGCGATGTAACTTGTTGTTTAATATCTATGtttatattttgataataatatatatttatagatTTTTGAAACTAAATTCACTAcaaataaaatgacaattagtaGCACataaaaagtgtcactaaaaaaACAGGCTAGGACGAAGGTGGCAAACGAGATATAGGGCATCGTGGAGATTGAAGGCGGTGACGATGATGCATGATGGAGGTAGAGGTGGTAGTAGTCGGCGTAGTGGCTAGAAAGAGGTCGAAGGCGGTGGCTAATTAAAAAAGGCCGGCCACAAAGGCTAGAACTAAAGGTGGTGGTTCTTTAGGGAGAAAGTGGAGAAATATGGTAACTATGAAGAGAGAAATTCGTGGAAGGTGGTGGATTTTAGGGTTAAGATAGTATATTTCTAATAagtataaattattttaaaactaaagaaaaggaaaaaaaaaagtttaaacatAGATAAAATAGGAAtttcaaatcaaaattattaaataaaattaaaccaTAAAATCCACTCGAAGAATGTTTATCTACAAGTATACTAAATAGTAAATACACAAGATatatagggataatgacttgaaagggtaacgaactttcgactttgttcatatttaatcactaaactttttttcgttatctatttggtattgaactattgaaactgttcacattttacccttatgaccggctgttgccggtcataagggtaaaatgtgaacagtttcaatagttcagtggcaaatagataacgaaaaaaaagttaagtgattaaatgtgaacaaaatcgaaagttcgtttccctctaaaaagttcaatgactaaatgtgaacaaacttcctattgtattatgttttagcagattatttatttttgtttaattgtagcaacatttgttgatgaagaaatctatgaaataaaaaaacaaaatgtaacattcggatttccaggtatcataatttaagcatttttcttttgagttaagaagagagactcgacgagttgacgcctcaactcgtcgagtaaggtcgcgactgatgactcagattaatgaatggactcgactagtcggtgaggcgactcgacgagttcgcgttgttggcagaaaccctaaatctttgggcccgagccatatttaaaggcacttatggccttcaattgcgactacccttcccataagtgagaaccctagcgagcttgagtgtgtagagtgagaggaagagctatcttgagctttttggtgtgattttgtaagaaaggagaagagttccagcaagagggaccaaggaaggttattgttctgagttattcaagcaaggagcttcaTTCTGAGGTACAAAAATGAACCCCTTTCCTTCCCCATTGTGTAGATTCCATTTTGGGGTTagggcttgaatcacttcatctttGGGGTTTTGAATGCCTCAAACTCCTCTTGTAAGTTTGTGTtatacatagttactttcatcttacacatatatatgaagtattttatataaattacgtgttatgagtgcatattatttgaatacttgttgtctatgctagatgaacgattttatacatgttttaaaagatttaaacggtatatttattttatatctacaaatatgttgcggatgaaacatgggtagatgaaatagttggtgtgtgatgaaacaAAATGAGGAAAGATagatgatgataattaggtaaatagataatgatgaataggtgatgtaggatgaaaggagataccataaccttaaccggCAATGTgacgatgtagtcatctaccagagtatagatggcgaccacggactattctagacaacccagtggaaacaccagcaggcccataacctgtaggtggTGAATTAcaagttcagacgatgttgtaactacgtattcatgcgatgatactgtaaccccttactatgaattatgagttcagacgatgttgtaactacgtattcatgggatgtcacaaattccgcatgccaaaccaatggtcatagttcacatcagtgagaatgattcatttttttgtaaaaccaaaatcagattggaaattttgattttttattttggaaaatgtcaaaccattggttttttatttcggtttcggttttttgtttttttaaatatattttcaggtttttttttcatagatttattcatcaacaaatattgctataatttaacaaaaataaataatttgctaaaacataatacaagaggaagtttgttcatatttagtcattgaactttttagaaagaaacgaactttcgattttgttcatatttaatcactaaacttttttttgttatctatttgccactaaactattgaaactgttcacattttacccttatgaccggtaacagtcggtcataagggtaaaatgtgaacagtttcaagaATTTAacggcaaatagataacgaaaaaaaatttaataactAAATATGAAAAATATCGAAACTTCATTACTCTTTCAAGTTATTTTCCAAAGATATATTAATGACAAACGAATTTTTAGCAACCCAAGGTATAGTGTAATATTGTGTAAACCCCCTTAACAAGGTAACTAGGAATTTTGTCTTATCCTCTTCACAAATACTATAAGTCACTGTGAAACCTGAAAAGTGAAAGCACACAGATTACTTTGTTTTGAATTTTGACTGTAATGGACGGCAAAGGAAACAATGCACCGGCGATCGGCATCGACCTCGGAACAACGTACTCATGTGTCGCTGTTTGGAAGCATGAACGCATCGAAATCATTCCTAATGATCAAGGCAACAGAACCACACCGTCTTCTGTTGCTTTTGCTGATGCAGAACGTCTCATCGGCGATGGCGCCAAGAACCAAGCGACCATGAACCCTGCTAACACCATATTTGGTAAGCTTTTCTAGTTTTTCTTGAATGCTGGTATTCTTATTATGATTAAGCATAAGAAACTTCCACATTTAGCAGAAGGGATAGTAAGAATCATACCAATAGATTAGAATCGTGAAATCCGGAGTTCGATATTCAGAAAATTGTTCCTGAATAACATCTCTGCAAAGTTCACTAGATTTAAATCTAGTGAACTCTTTGATCGTTGTTATGAATAAACTAATCTTTAAAGCAAGTGTACCCCAATTtctccattttagggttttaaggttttaggtttttttttcGGTTTGGATCTGCATGATTGTGATGAAAACTAACTAAACAACACCATGACTACTTTTTCTTTGAAAATGGTGGAAAGTCTCGGTCACATTAAGCACAAGGTTTAGCTAGTTTAGCTTTCATTTCGTTAAATTGGGATTTCTTCTAAATGTTTGTTTGCGTATACTGCTACATATTGGTTTGTCATTTTTGCATCAACCCAGAAATATACTCCAAAAGCTGCTTTAGTGAATCAAAAGCTTTACTCGTATAGTATTATAGTTGATTTTCTTCGTTTCACTCGGCTACTGGCTTAATTTTCTCTGGATATTTAGATGCTAAAAGGTTGATTGGAAGGAGATTCAGTGATGGCAAAGTGCAGGAAGATATGAAGTTGTGGCCTTTTAAGGTCATACAAGGGCCTGCCAACACCCCAAAGATTGTTGTCTCCTACAAAAGGGAAGAGAAGGAATTTTTGGCTGAAGAAATTTCATCGATGATTCTTGGGAAGATGAAAGAAACTGCTGAGGCATACCTTGGGAAACCTGTGAAAGATGCTGTGATAACGGTTCCGGCTTATTTTAATGATTCGCAACGCCAAGCAACAAAGGATGCTGGAGCTATTGCTGGACTTAATGTCATTCGTATGATCAATGAGCCTACAGCAGCTGCAATTGCTTATGGTCTTGACAACAAGTCTGACATTAATGGCAAGATCAACGTGCTTGTCTTTGATCTGGGTGGTGGCACTTTTGATGTCTCTATATTGACCATAGAACAAGGGGGTGGTACATTTGAGGTGAAAGCTGTTGGTGGTGACACTCATTTGGGAGGTGAGGATTTTGATAACCGCATGGTGGACCATTGTGCTCGGGAATTCAAGAGAAGATATAATAAAGACTTGAGTGAGAACAAAAGAGCATTGGGGAGGTTGAGATTTGCTTGTGAGAAAGCAAAAAGGATTCTCTCATGTAGTACTCAGACTTCAATTGAACTAGATGGCTTGCATGAGGCCATTGATTTCTCCATGAAATTCAGTCGAGCTAAATTTGaagagctcaacatgagtttcTTCAATAAGTGCATGGAGACTTTGAAGGCTTGTTTAAGTGATGCAACAATTGAGAAATCATGTGTAAATGAGGTAATTCTTGTTGGTGGGTCGACTAGAATACCAAAGGTCCAGTGTATGTTGCAAGATTTTTTTGAAAAGAAGAAACTATGCAAGAGTGTGAATCCCGATGAGGCT encodes:
- the LOC111898273 gene encoding heat shock cognate 70 kDa protein: MDDRGNNTPAIGIDLRTTYSCVAVWKHDRIQIIPNDQGNRITPSCVAFVDAERLIGDGAMNKAAMNPANTIFDAKRLIGRRFSDSKVQDDIKLWPFRVIAGPVDTPKIVVSFKGEEKEFLAEEISSMILGKMKETAETYLGKPVKDAVITVPAYFNDSQRQATKDAGAIAGLNVVRIINEPTAAAIAYGLDNKTDINGKINVLIFDLGGGTFDVSILTIAEGGTIEVKAVAGDTHLGGEDFDNRMVDHCGREVKRRWNKDLSENKRALGRLRFACEKAKRILSCSTQTSIELDGLHEAIDFSMKFSRAKFEELNMSFFSKCIEIVEACLRDAKMEKSCVNEVILVGGSTRIPKVQCMLQEFFERKELCKSMNPDEAVAYGAAVMAAKLSGNNHKSCQDLLLLDVTPLSLGVEVKGDILSVVIPRNTPIPTKKSKNFCTSEDNQFLTTIMVYQGERTRSKDNHLLGEFTISGIPLAPKGVTKFMDTFEIDANGILTVTSEIISTGKTEKLTITNENGRLSKEQMEKMVKDAEKYKQEDIEYKKKADALNALEDCIYNMKYKIKNMTRGKRSRKMEDAIADTTKWIEHNQAASVDEVQRMKEHLESLCMDEF